In the genome of Xanthomonas translucens pv. cerealis, one region contains:
- the ileS gene encoding isoleucine--tRNA ligase — MTQDYKATLHLPATDFPMRGDLPKREPDTLARWESEGLYAQLRDNAQGRPLFVLHDGPPYANGAIHLGHAVNKILKDIIVKSKYLAGFDAPYIPGWDCHGLPIEIAIEKKYGKVGVKLDAAQFRQKCREYANEQIDIQRRDFKRLGVIGDWDNPYRTLDFHFEANEIRALARIIDNGHLTRGVKPVHWCFDCGSALAEAEIEYADKQSPTVDVAYAARDGAALAAAFGVALPDGVEVAVPIWTTTPWTLPASLAVSLGPDLSYALVEGPARDGRRRWLVLADALAERALQRYGVSDVVVHGRVAGAALENQVLAHPFYDERDIPLILGDHVSDEEGTGAVHTAPGHGQEDYVAARQYGLIDRYGAAQINPIDGRGVYLPSTPPADGVALAGLHIWKANDTIAEVLAARGVLLAHASMVHSYPHCWRHKTPIAFRATPQWFISMEQARLRADALQAIEGVHWYPSWGQARIAGMIAGRPDWTISRQRTWGVPIALFVHRETGEPHPRSTELMRQVADRVEESGVDVWYTLDAAELLGDEDADYDKITDILDVWFDSGVTHETVLAERGFPKPADLYLEGSDQHRGWFQSSLLTGVAMDQAAPYRQCLTHGFTVDEHGRKMSKSLGNGIEPQDIMKTLGADILRLWIASSDYSNEMSLSQEILKRNSDAYRRLRNTARFLLGNLHGFNPAVHLRTLPELVALDRWIVHRAYEVQEQIKAAYARYDFAAIVQALLNFCSVDLGSLYLDVTKDRLYTMPEDSHGRRSAQSAMFHVAEAFVRWIAPILSFTADELWGYLPGAHVGNVLFATWYEGLAPMPDDAPLSAADFEQLLALREQVAKVLEPMRSNGVIGAALEAEITVAADAATAAKLQPLQEELRFLFISGDVVVREASTDEIFVSAQATSKQKCVRCWHHRADVGVDPAHPELCGRCVGNIGGPGEERTWF, encoded by the coding sequence GTGACCCAGGACTACAAAGCCACCCTCCATCTGCCGGCGACGGACTTCCCGATGCGCGGCGATCTGCCCAAGCGCGAGCCGGATACGCTGGCCCGCTGGGAGAGCGAGGGGCTGTACGCGCAGCTGCGCGACAACGCCCAGGGCCGGCCGCTGTTCGTGCTGCACGACGGCCCGCCGTACGCCAACGGCGCGATCCACCTCGGTCACGCGGTCAACAAGATCCTCAAGGACATCATCGTCAAGTCCAAGTACCTGGCCGGCTTCGATGCGCCGTACATCCCGGGCTGGGACTGCCATGGCCTGCCGATCGAGATCGCGATCGAGAAGAAGTACGGCAAGGTCGGGGTCAAGCTGGATGCGGCGCAGTTCCGGCAGAAATGCCGCGAATACGCCAACGAGCAGATCGACATCCAGCGCCGCGATTTCAAGCGCCTGGGCGTGATCGGCGACTGGGACAACCCGTACCGCACGCTGGATTTCCATTTCGAAGCCAACGAGATACGCGCGCTGGCCAGGATCATCGACAACGGCCACCTGACCCGCGGGGTGAAGCCGGTGCACTGGTGCTTCGATTGCGGCTCGGCGCTGGCCGAGGCGGAGATCGAATACGCCGACAAGCAGTCGCCGACCGTGGACGTGGCCTACGCCGCGCGCGACGGCGCGGCGCTGGCGGCGGCGTTCGGCGTCGCGCTGCCGGACGGCGTCGAAGTCGCGGTGCCGATCTGGACCACCACGCCGTGGACGCTGCCGGCCTCGCTGGCGGTGTCGCTGGGGCCGGACCTGAGCTACGCCCTGGTCGAAGGCCCGGCACGCGACGGTCGCCGCCGCTGGCTGGTGCTGGCCGATGCGCTGGCCGAGCGCGCGCTGCAACGCTACGGCGTGAGCGACGTGGTGGTGCACGGCCGCGTCGCCGGCGCGGCGCTGGAAAACCAGGTGCTGGCGCATCCCTTCTACGACGAGCGCGACATTCCACTGATCCTTGGCGACCATGTGTCCGACGAGGAGGGCACCGGCGCGGTGCACACCGCCCCCGGGCACGGCCAGGAAGACTATGTGGCGGCCAGGCAGTACGGCCTGATCGATCGCTATGGCGCCGCGCAGATCAATCCGATCGATGGCCGCGGCGTGTACCTGCCTTCGACCCCGCCGGCCGACGGTGTGGCGCTGGCCGGGCTGCACATCTGGAAGGCCAACGACACCATCGCCGAGGTGCTGGCCGCGCGCGGCGTGCTGCTGGCGCACGCGAGCATGGTCCACAGCTACCCGCACTGCTGGCGGCACAAGACCCCGATCGCGTTCCGCGCCACCCCGCAGTGGTTCATCTCGATGGAGCAGGCCAGGCTGCGCGCCGATGCGCTGCAGGCGATCGAGGGCGTGCACTGGTATCCGTCCTGGGGCCAGGCGCGCATCGCCGGCATGATCGCCGGGCGTCCGGACTGGACCATCTCGCGGCAGCGCACCTGGGGCGTGCCGATCGCGCTGTTCGTGCATCGCGAGACCGGCGAGCCGCATCCGCGCAGCACCGAGCTGATGCGCCAGGTCGCCGACCGCGTCGAGGAGAGCGGGGTGGACGTGTGGTACACGCTCGACGCCGCCGAACTGCTCGGCGACGAAGACGCCGACTACGACAAGATCACCGACATCCTCGACGTGTGGTTCGACTCGGGCGTCACCCACGAGACGGTGCTGGCCGAGCGCGGCTTCCCCAAGCCGGCGGACCTGTACCTGGAAGGCTCGGACCAGCACCGCGGCTGGTTCCAGTCCTCGTTGCTGACTGGCGTGGCCATGGACCAGGCGGCGCCGTACCGGCAGTGCCTGACCCACGGCTTCACCGTGGACGAGCACGGCCGCAAGATGTCCAAGTCGCTGGGCAACGGCATCGAGCCGCAGGACATCATGAAGACCCTGGGCGCGGACATCCTGCGCCTGTGGATCGCCTCCAGCGACTACAGCAACGAGATGTCGCTGTCGCAGGAGATCCTCAAGCGCAACTCCGACGCCTACCGGCGCCTGCGCAACACCGCGCGCTTCCTGCTCGGCAACCTGCACGGCTTCAACCCGGCCGTGCATCTGCGCACCTTGCCGGAACTGGTGGCACTGGACCGCTGGATCGTGCATCGCGCCTACGAGGTGCAGGAGCAGATCAAGGCCGCCTACGCGCGCTACGACTTCGCCGCGATCGTGCAGGCGCTGCTGAACTTCTGCAGCGTGGACCTGGGTTCGCTGTACCTGGACGTGACCAAGGACCGTCTGTACACGATGCCGGAGGACTCGCACGGCAGGCGTTCGGCGCAGAGCGCGATGTTCCATGTCGCCGAAGCGTTCGTGCGCTGGATCGCGCCGATTCTGAGCTTCACCGCCGACGAACTGTGGGGCTACCTGCCCGGCGCGCACGTCGGCAACGTGCTGTTCGCGACCTGGTACGAAGGCCTGGCGCCGATGCCGGACGATGCGCCGCTGAGCGCGGCCGATTTCGAGCAATTGCTGGCGCTGCGCGAGCAGGTGGCCAAGGTGCTGGAGCCGATGCGCAGCAACGGCGTCATCGGCGCGGCGCTGGAGGCGGAGATCACCGTCGCCGCCGACGCGGCCACGGCCGCCAAGCTGCAGCCGCTGCAGGAGGAATTGCGCTTCCTGTTCATCAGCGGCGACGTGGTGGTGCGCGAGGCCAGCACCGACGAGATCTTCGTCAGCGCTCAGGCGACCAGCAAGCAGAAGTGCGTGCGTTGCTGGCACCACCGCGCTGACGTGGGCGTGGATCCGGCGCACCCGGAACTGTGCGGCCGCTGCGTCGGCAACATCGGCGGACCGGGCGAGGAGCGCACCTGGTTCTGA
- the lspA gene encoding signal peptidase II, whose protein sequence is MTVRSKPSALSWLLLSVLVIGLDQWSKAWVLSSLPEFTAVPVIPGFWNWYRTYNTGAAFSFLSHAGGWQLWFFTALAVGISALLAWWLARTPRGDWRGAMPYALVIGGAIGNVIDRLMHGHVVDFIQWYVGDHYWPSFNIADSAIVAGAVGIAVFGVFDGKSKRKAG, encoded by the coding sequence ATGACCGTACGATCCAAACCCTCCGCCCTGAGCTGGCTGCTGCTGTCCGTGCTGGTGATCGGCCTGGACCAGTGGAGCAAGGCCTGGGTGCTGTCCAGCCTGCCCGAGTTCACCGCGGTGCCGGTGATCCCCGGCTTCTGGAACTGGTACCGCACCTACAACACCGGCGCTGCGTTCAGCTTCCTGAGCCATGCCGGCGGGTGGCAGCTGTGGTTCTTCACCGCGCTGGCGGTGGGCATCAGCGCCCTGTTGGCCTGGTGGCTGGCGCGCACCCCGCGCGGCGACTGGCGCGGCGCCATGCCGTACGCCCTGGTCATCGGCGGCGCGATCGGCAATGTGATCGACCGGCTGATGCATGGCCACGTGGTCGATTTCATCCAGTGGTACGTGGGCGACCATTACTGGCCCTCGTTCAACATCGCCGACTCGGCGATCGTCGCCGGCGCCGTGGGCATCGCCGTGTTCGGCGTGTTCGACGGCAAGTCGAAGCGAAAAGCGGGATAA
- the ispH gene encoding 4-hydroxy-3-methylbut-2-enyl diphosphate reductase, which yields MDVLLANPRGFCAGVDRAIEIVKRAIETLGAPIYVRHEVVHNRFVVDDLKQRGAIFVEELDEVPDGNTVIFSAHGVSQAVRQEAERRGLKVFDATCPLVTKVHFEVARHCRAGRDVVLIGHAGHPEVEGTMGQWNRERGAGRIYLVEDIEQVATLDIQQPENLAYTTQTTLSVDDTRGIIDALRARYPAMQGPKNDDICYATQNRQDAVRDLARQCDLVLVVGSPNSSNSNRLSELARRDGVESYLIDGADEIDPAWIAGKRRIGLTAGASAPQVLVDGVIARLRELGADGVGELAGEPESMVFALPKELRLRLVN from the coding sequence ATGGACGTTCTGCTCGCCAATCCCCGTGGTTTCTGCGCCGGCGTCGACCGTGCGATCGAGATCGTCAAGCGCGCCATCGAGACCCTGGGCGCGCCGATCTACGTGCGCCACGAGGTGGTGCACAACCGCTTCGTGGTCGACGACCTGAAGCAGCGCGGCGCGATCTTCGTCGAGGAACTGGACGAGGTGCCCGACGGCAACACGGTCATCTTCAGCGCCCACGGCGTGTCCCAGGCGGTCCGCCAGGAGGCCGAGCGGCGCGGGCTGAAGGTGTTCGACGCGACCTGCCCGCTGGTCACCAAAGTCCATTTCGAAGTGGCCCGGCACTGCCGCGCAGGCCGCGACGTGGTGCTGATCGGCCATGCCGGCCACCCCGAGGTGGAGGGCACGATGGGCCAGTGGAACCGCGAACGCGGCGCCGGGCGCATCTATCTGGTCGAGGACATCGAGCAAGTCGCCACGCTGGACATCCAGCAGCCGGAGAACCTGGCCTACACCACCCAGACCACGCTGTCGGTGGACGATACCCGCGGCATCATCGACGCGCTGCGCGCGCGCTACCCGGCGATGCAGGGGCCGAAGAACGACGACATCTGCTACGCCACCCAGAACCGCCAGGACGCGGTGCGCGACCTGGCCCGGCAGTGCGACCTGGTGCTGGTGGTCGGCTCGCCGAACAGCTCCAATTCCAACCGGCTCAGCGAGCTGGCGCGACGCGATGGGGTGGAGTCCTACCTGATCGACGGCGCCGACGAGATCGACCCGGCCTGGATCGCCGGCAAGCGCCGCATCGGCCTGACCGCCGGCGCCTCGGCGCCGCAGGTGCTGGTGGACGGCGTCATCGCGCGGCTGCGCGAACTGGGCGCCGATGGCGTGGGCGAACTGGCCGGCGAACCGGAGTCGATGGTGTTCGCCCTGCCCAAGGAACTGCGCCTGCGCCTGGTCAATTGA